A stretch of DNA from Rathayibacter sp. VKM Ac-2762:
GCGAGCCCGGGACCGTGTCGGACGTCGGTGCCAGGATCGGGGCATGAGACGAACCGTCGTGCCGCCGTACCTCCTCGTCCGCATCGCCCGCCTCGACGATCCGGCCTTCGCCCGGGCCGCGCGGGCCGCGAGCCGCTCGCTCGAGCAGGACGTGCCGTTCCGGCGCGTCCGGCCCGGAGAGCCCGCGCCCGACCGCGGGGCGCCGACCGCCACCGCGACGTCCTCGCCGCGCACCCGCGTGCAGTCGCTCCAGCGCACCATCGCGGACGCGCGGACCGAGGAGACCCTGCCCGGCACGGTCGTCCGCCGCGAGGGCGAGGCGGCCACGGGGGACGCGGCCGTCGACGAGGCGTACGACGGCCTCGGCGCGATGTCGGCCTTCCTGCAGGGTGCGTACGGCCGCGACTCGATCGACGACGCCTGGCTGCCGCTCGACGCGACCGTGCACTTCGGCGACGACTACGACAACGCCTTCTGGGACGGCTCGCGGATGGTCTTCGGCGACGGGGACGGCCAGGTGTTCCGCCGCTTCACCGTCTCGCAGAGCGTGATCGGCCACGAGCTCGCCCACGGCATCACCGAGTACACGGCGAACCTCGTCTACCGCGGCCAGTCCGGGGCGCTCAACGAGTCGGTCTCGGACGTGTTCGGAGCCCTGCTGGAGCAGTACGGCGCCGGCCAGAGCGCCGACGAGGCGAGCTGGCTGATCGGCGAGGGGCTCTTCACCGACGAGGTGCAGGGCACGGCCCTGCGGTCGATGATCGCCCCCGGCACCGCGTACGACGACGACGTCCTCGGCTCCGACCCGCAGCCGGGCTCGATGGCCGACTACGTCGAGACCGACGACGACAACGGCGGAGTGCACATCAACTCGGGGATCCCCAACCGCGCGTTCGCCGTGGCGGCGACGACCCTCGGCGGGAAGGCGTGGGAGCGCGCAGGGCAGGTCTGGTACGACGTGCTGACCGGGGGCGTCCTCACCGCGACGGCCGACTTCGAGGCGTTCGCGGCGCTCACCGTGCAGGCCGCCGCCGAGCGCTACGGATCCGGCTCCGAGGTCGAGGCCGCCGTGCGCACCGGCTGGACGACGGTCGGCGTGACGCTGTCCGCCTGAGCCGGTCCGCTCGAGGGCGGAGGCGGGTAGCATCGCGCGCATGGACGTCATCGTGTCGCGCAGCGGCGGATTCGCCGGCCTCCGCCGGGTGTGGCGGGTCGACGTCGAGCAGCAGCCCGACGAGCGCGCCTGGCGCGACCTGCTCGGCTCGCTCCCCTGGGACGCCGCCGACGGCGAGTCCCCCGGCCGGGCCGACCGCTTCGTCTACGAGATCCGCGTGCAGACGCACCACGTCCGCCTCGGCGAGACCGAGCTCGACGGAGCCTGGCGCGAGCTGGTCGACCGCGTGAAGAAGGCGCAGCCCCGTTAGGAGCTGCGCCTTCGTCGTGTGCTCGGAGCTACTTGGTGCCGAGCAGGTCGATCACGAAGATCAGGGTCTTGCCGGAGAGCGGGTGCCCTCCGCCGGCCGGGCCGTACGCCAGCGCGGGCGGGCAGATCAGCTTGCGGCGGCCGCCGACCTTCATCCCCGGGATGCCCTGCTGCCAGGCGCGGATGAGGTTGTTGAGGGGGAAGTTGATCGACTGGTCGCGGCTCCAGGAGGAGTCGAACTCCTCGCCGGTGTCGTACTCGACGCCGAGGTAGTGGACCTCGACGGTCGAGCCGGGCTGCGCCTCGGCGCCGTCGCCGACGACGATGTCCTCGACGACGAGGGTGTCGGGGGCCGGGCCCTCAGGGGCGTCGACCTCGGGCTTGGTCAGGTTCTCGCTGCTCATGCCTCGATCCTACGGCGCTCGGGAGCGGAGTCTGGGAGCGGGCTGCGAGCACTCACTCCACGAGCGTGAGGCGCTGCGTCGGCCGGGTCATCGCGACGTAGAGCGATGCGGCGCCGCGCTCGCCGGTCTGCGCGATGAGGCGAGGGCGGGCGATGATCACGGAGTCGAACTCGAGCCCCTTGGCGTCGTTCGTCGACAGCACGGCGATCGCGCGGTCGAGCCCGGTCGCTCCGCGGCCCACCTCCCGGCCGAACCGCTCCTCGAGGCGCTCGGCGATCGCGGCGAGGTCGTCGTCGGGCGCGATGACCGCCAGCGTCCCCTCCGCCTCGATCGCCCGGTCCTCGACGACGGCCCCCAGCACCCGCTCGGCGAGGCTCGCGTCGCCGCGATCGCGGATCGTCCGCACCGGCCACTCGGTGGAGCGCACGGCCTCCCCCGGCGTGATCTCCAGCCCGTTCTCGCGCGCCGTCCGCTCGGCGAAGGCGACGATCTGCGCGGGCGTGCGGTAGTTGACCGTCAGCTCCTCAAGGCGCCACGGCGCCGCCTCCACTCCCCGGCCCTGGCGGCCGAAGGTGTCGCGGAGCGCGGCGTCCCAGCTCGAGGCGGCGGAGGCGCCGGACGCCTGCGCGACGTCGCCCACGATCGTGAACGAGCGCATCGGGCAGCGGCGCAGCAGCACCCGCCACTGCATCGGCGAGAGCTCCTGCGCCTCGTCGACCACG
This window harbors:
- a CDS encoding FKBP-type peptidyl-prolyl cis-trans isomerase; protein product: MSSENLTKPEVDAPEGPAPDTLVVEDIVVGDGAEAQPGSTVEVHYLGVEYDTGEEFDSSWSRDQSINFPLNNLIRAWQQGIPGMKVGGRRKLICPPALAYGPAGGGHPLSGKTLIFVIDLLGTK
- a CDS encoding protealysin inhibitor emfourin, producing MDVIVSRSGGFAGLRRVWRVDVEQQPDERAWRDLLGSLPWDAADGESPGRADRFVYEIRVQTHHVRLGETELDGAWRELVDRVKKAQPR
- a CDS encoding M4 family metallopeptidase codes for the protein MRRTVVPPYLLVRIARLDDPAFARAARAASRSLEQDVPFRRVRPGEPAPDRGAPTATATSSPRTRVQSLQRTIADARTEETLPGTVVRREGEAATGDAAVDEAYDGLGAMSAFLQGAYGRDSIDDAWLPLDATVHFGDDYDNAFWDGSRMVFGDGDGQVFRRFTVSQSVIGHELAHGITEYTANLVYRGQSGALNESVSDVFGALLEQYGAGQSADEASWLIGEGLFTDEVQGTALRSMIAPGTAYDDDVLGSDPQPGSMADYVETDDDNGGVHINSGIPNRAFAVAATTLGGKAWERAGQVWYDVLTGGVLTATADFEAFAALTVQAAAERYGSGSEVEAAVRTGWTTVGVTLSA